A region of the Myxococcus stipitatus genome:
GGTGGCGGCTCCGAGTCCGGAGGCGAGTCCATCGACAACCGCATCGGCCGCGAGCTCAATCCGCAGCAGCGTGACTCGCTCGTCTTCTACGCGGGCCGGAGTGGCGGCTGGCTCGGGGGGCCCTGCCTCTCCTACCGGAGCAGCAACGTGCGCCGGGCCGCGCTGCATGACCCGTGGAATGCGTACCAGACGATGATTGGCGGCCCGGGAGGACTGACGCCCGAGGCTCGCGAGCAGCTCCTCGTCCGGCAGCGCAGCGTGAACGACCTGGTGAAGGCCCAGCTCCAGGCGCTCCAGCAGCGTCCCGAGCTGAGCGCGTCCGACCATGAGCGCTTGGACCTGCACCTGTCCAACGTCCGGGACCTGGAGGTCGCCCTGAGCTGCCGCATGCGCGCGGACCAGGAGCTCATCCTCCAGCAGCAGGCGCCCGGCTATGACAGCACGGACGGCACCGAGGTGCTCGCCACCGCCAGGCTGCACATGGACATCGCCGTGATGGCGATGGCGTGCGGCACCAACCGCGCGGCCGTCATCCAGGTGGGCAACGGCAACGACGGCGACACGCGCTACCGCAACCCGGACACGGGGCAGTTGATGGAGAACTTCCATTACGTGTCCCACCGTCGCTCGTCGCACGACTCCAGCGGCGGCATCATCACCGGGTCGGACCTGCTGCACCACCACGTGGACGTGCAGTTCGCGAGCGCCTTCAAGCACCTCCTGGACCGGCTGGTGGCCTATCAGATGCCGGACGGGAAGCGACTCATCGAGCACGGCGTGGCGGTCTGGTACAACGACCTGGGCAACGGGCCGGCTCACTCGGCGCGCAGTGTGCCCTTCATCCTGGCGGGGAGCTGCAATGGCTTCCTCAAGCAGGGCGTCTACGTCGAGGCATCGGGCGGCGGCAATCCCAACCACAACCGGATGCTGAACACGATTGGCACCGCCGTGGGGCTGAGGAACGCGGCCGGCGGGAACCTGGACGACTTCGGCGACCCGGCGCTGACCAAGGGCGTGCTCCCCGAGCTCATCGCCTGAGTGGACGATTGCGACCTGCTCCAGTGTTCGGCGCTGGAGCAGGTCGTTCAGGCACCCGCGCTCGCCCCTCTTCCATCACGTCGGGGATGCACGGAAGCGGGGCTCGCCCAATCAACGCGGCCTGCCCCGAAAGGCCGCGTTCAGCGGCCATGCGGTTCGCAGTCGATGCATTCGATTGCGAACTGAGCTTTCTGGCCTATCGTTTCCAGCCCCCTGTACGTGCGGCGGTCCTGCGCGGCGAGTCTCACCAACTCCGCGCGAGCGCGACGGCAGCGCATCACCCCAAGCGCGGAGACGGCGTTGTAGGGGATCTCCACCGACGGATGTTGCAGGAGCGGGATGAGGACATCAGCGACGCGCTCGTAAACGTCGCCACCCTTCAGGTGACTCACCTGATTGCCCAACGACTCTATCGCCTGGCCTCGCAGGCGCTCCGTCGCGTCCGGGTCGATGATGGTTGCGTGGAGCGCATCGCGGGTGAGGTCGGTGCCTGGGCTCAGTTCTCCGAGCAACCACGCAGCCATCTCCCGGGCATGCCCGGATTCACCGCGTCGCAGGACGTTGGTCACTTCGGAAAGCACCGTACGGTCCTTCCGGCGGGCGAGCTCCTTTGCGGCTGCGATGCATTCCAACTGCGAGCCCGTGGCCAAGCGTCGAACAAGGTCAGCAGTCGGCAACTCGTCATTCATCCTCGGAATCTTGGGACTGCCCATGAACTCCGTCCAGCCGCTTGCAAAACCGGGCGCAGAACTCTCGGTGGGTCATGCAGCCAGTCCTCCGCCCCATGATTCCTCTCTGGGGGATAACCTCTCCCTCGTGAGGTGGAGAGGGAGCGCTCCCAGGCGGGTCGCCACCGAGCCGCGGGCGACGATTGCATCAACTCCCGCTGGACCTGGAACGGCCAGACCTGGCCGCAGTTACATCTGGGTTGCGATAACACCGAGCCTCGGATAACTTCTGACGGAACCTGCATCCTCGCAGTCGGTCTCGCCAGCCGACCCCAACTCGGCGTCCCCTCTGTTCCCGTTCCTGAAGCTGAAGTGGTCCTCGCGCGAGAGCCTCTGCGCGCAGTTGCTGTCGGTCCTCCAGTCGATCCCGCTCGAGGGACCGCATCCCCTCGAGAGCACTTCCGCCGACGAATACGCCCGGAAGTGGGTGCTGTACCACCGCGAGCATCGCGAAAAGCCATGGAGAGGCCCGACGCGGCAGCGCTGCCTCGACCTGCTGGCGCGATTCGCGGGCCCGGCGCAGCGAGACGCCCTTCGCGAGCTCCTCCTTGACGACCGGGAGGGGAGCGTCGCCCGGAGCCGCGCCCTGGAGGGG
Encoded here:
- a CDS encoding DUF1552 domain-containing protein gives rise to the protein MKLSRRMVLKGLGGTMLSLPFLEGLMPRTARAADSGVRPYAIFFRQANGVASAQTTSELGAEPERFWPRTLGALTSESIAGRALGVLDDHRSRLLVVRNVNMKDYNYGDGHARGAMQGLTARGPVVEGAGGGSESGGESIDNRIGRELNPQQRDSLVFYAGRSGGWLGGPCLSYRSSNVRRAALHDPWNAYQTMIGGPGGLTPEAREQLLVRQRSVNDLVKAQLQALQQRPELSASDHERLDLHLSNVRDLEVALSCRMRADQELILQQQAPGYDSTDGTEVLATARLHMDIAVMAMACGTNRAAVIQVGNGNDGDTRYRNPDTGQLMENFHYVSHRRSSHDSSGGIITGSDLLHHHVDVQFASAFKHLLDRLVAYQMPDGKRLIEHGVAVWYNDLGNGPAHSARSVPFILAGSCNGFLKQGVYVEASGGGNPNHNRMLNTIGTAVGLRNAAGGNLDDFGDPALTKGVLPELIA
- a CDS encoding HEAT repeat domain-containing protein, with the translated sequence MNDELPTADLVRRLATGSQLECIAAAKELARRKDRTVLSEVTNVLRRGESGHAREMAAWLLGELSPGTDLTRDALHATIIDPDATERLRGQAIESLGNQVSHLKGGDVYERVADVLIPLLQHPSVEIPYNAVSALGVMRCRRARAELVRLAAQDRRTYRGLETIGQKAQFAIECIDCEPHGR